The genomic DNA CATCGACATGGACGGCGATCCACGGCGCCGCGCCGTCCTCCTCCGTTTCCGGGCGCTCGACCCAGACGGAGACCTTTCCGGGTGACGGTGTGTATTTCAGCGCGTTGTCGACGAGGTTTGCGATGCAGTCGCCCAGATCGCGCGGATCGACATGGGCCAGGAGATTCACGCTCTTTGGTGCGTAACACGCCAGGCTCACCCCTCGTCCGGTCGCCACCGGCTGGTATGCCGCGCATTGCTCCGCGACGACTTCGCCGACGTCGGCATACGACAGCTCGTGTCGTTGCGGATCGGCGTCCTGCACACGGGCCAGCGTGAGCAACTCGGTCACATGCAGGGTGCCCTCCTTGCAGCAGTTAACGATGCGAGAAAACGTCTGCTGGGCGGCGCCCTCGCGCACGATCCCATCTCGAACGAGACCGGCGAGAGTCTGGATGGTGGCCAGCGGGCTTTTTAGGCGGTGGGCCGCCGTCTGCATGAAGCGCGAGCGACGTTCCTGAAGCTCGCGAACCGCTGCCTGCGACGCGCGGAGGGCCGCATTGGCGGTCTGAAGCTGGAGTTCGCGCCGCCGAAGCCGCGCCGCGATGGTGCCGGTCAGGTACAGCGTCCCCAGAACGCCGGACGACATCGCGATGATCGCCGCCCCGACATTGATGGAGTTGGATGCGCCGGCGACAACGGGCGCTGCAGGCAGGGGAGGATAATGAAGTGTGATCACGCCGGCCAGTTCGCCCAGGGCTACCGCCGCGTATAGGCCAATCGCCCAGAGACCTTCGAGCAGGGCGTGCCGAATGGGCAATAACAACGAGCCGAGGGCCATGTGGAATACGT from Phycisphaerae bacterium includes the following:
- a CDS encoding HAMP domain-containing sensor histidine kinase, which translates into the protein MTVRSVTSWSNKTSQGDRGSTEELEPLLSLQPLLWYIQLRWAFIAVSLVALAIERIAQPDFLRPQQIVWALGLLALLNVVWLGMHRSLTGQQAGEGASPASPRAVLMFAHGQIATDLLVLTAIVRFTGGHESPLAIFYVFHMALGSLLLPIRHALLEGLWAIGLYAAVALGELAGVITLHYPPLPAAPVVAGASNSINVGAAIIAMSSGVLGTLYLTGTIAARLRRRELQLQTANAALRASQAAVRELQERRSRFMQTAAHRLKSPLATIQTLAGLVRDGIVREGAAQQTFSRIVNCCKEGTLHVTELLTLARVQDADPQRHELSYADVGEVVAEQCAAYQPVATGRGVSLACYAPKSVNLLAHVDPRDLGDCIANLVDNALKYTPSPGKVSVWVERPETEEDGAAPWIAVHVDDTGIGFDADLLAQLHRNGAATFDAYRRGNNALAAGIPGSGLGLAIIGAVVEQAGGRIDIRSVPGCGTQCTLRLPPCDAPAPRAAVTDALVTCSESPPAPLEPGNDFVPGQRGSDDDSTTGWNAEPAAPTLIAGRSHAYR